CTTCGGtgcataaaccaaaagatacagGGTTGCTCCGACCACTGTGCGCACaatagtgcgataccccaataatgcaaatggcaacttttcatgccactgcctggaactttgaatcatctttctcaaaatctttttgatgttcttgtttgctgcttcgatgGCACCATTGGCTTTAGGGCGATAGGGAGTAGAATTCCGGTgcattatcttgaattgttcgcatatctcccccatcaaatgactattcaagtttgtagCATTGTTTGGGATAATAGTTGTAGGGATAccaaaacgacagataagattggagtgcacaaaatctaccacagctttcttggtgacagatttgagagtgattgcttcaacccatttagtaaaatagtcaaTGGCGACCAGTATGAATCTATACgcatttgaggcttttggctcgattggcccaatcacgtccatgccccaggcaacaaatggccaaggcgctgacatgggatgcagttctatgggaggtgcatgaatcaaatcgctgtgcacctgacactgatgacacttccgaacaaaacTGAAGAAGTCtctttccatggtcatccagtagtAGCCTGCTCAGAGgattttttttttgccaaaacatacccgttcatgtggggtccgcacactcctacgtgcacttcatacatgattcttccagcctctttggcgtcaacacatcttaacaagttgtgGTTtggggtccttttgtacaagatatcaccactcaaaaagaaaccacttgcattccatctaatggttctcttttggtctccactggcttgctcggggtattctttggttttcaagaatcttttgatgtcatgataccatggctgaatattTAGTTCTACCTCAACCATATTACAGTAGCCATgcctttccttgatttggatttccaagggatcaatgtgggcattgcttgggtatggcagcatcgaggccaaagtagcaagcGCATCAGCCAGTTCGTTATGGCaacgagggatgtacctgaactaTATTGACTGGAATCGCTTGCCAAGATCTTCCCCATGTTGCCTATAAGGAATAAACTtgacatctcgggtttcccattctccttgagcttgtcggataatcagatctGAGTCTCCCATGATTAATAACTCTTCGACATCTTAGTCGactgccatgttcatacccataatacTGGCTTCATACTCGGCGGTGTTGTTTATgcagaaaaaccaaagcctagttatggccggataatgctgaccagtgagtgagatcaagattgccccaattccaacaccctTTTGCATTtactgctccatcgaagaacattttccaggCATTGGTGTCTtcggatattgcctcaactgaatttacctcttcattCGGGAAGTAAGTGTTCAAAGGTTGTTATTCACCATCGGCCAGATTTttagccaaatgatctgctaacgtctgggctttcattgcagtgcgagtgacatagactatgtcaaattccgtgagcaggatctgccacttcgctaacctcccagtgggcattggcttctggaatatgtattttaaaggatccaacctggttatgaggtaagtggtgtaggcttgcaaataatgcctcaacttctgagcaaCCCAAGTTAAAGTGCAGCAAGTTCTTTCCAgtaaagtgtacttggcttcataactggtaaacttcttgctcaaatagtaaATGGCATGCTCTCTCTTTTCGGTCACATCATGTTTCTcgaggacacaaccgaaagaattttccaagactgtcaaatacaggaacagaggcctccctggctcaggtgggaccaatactggcggattcgacagatattctttgattttatcaaaagcttcttggCACTCGTTTGTCCATTTGATTGACGCATCTTTCTTCAGaaatttgaatatgggttcacacgtggatgtcaactgagcaatgaatcgaccgatatagttcaatcttcccaacaaactcataacatctttcttggttcttggaggaggcaaatcccgaatagactttatatTTGTTaggtccaactcgatgcccctCCAACTGACTAcgaatcccaagagtttgccggatggtaccccaaatgcacatttggctgggttcaacttcaaatcaaatttGCACAatcgctcaaagaattttctcaagtcccgaacatggtcgtcctgggttttggatttgatgattacatcgtccacatacacctctatctcttggtgcatcatatcatgaaaaatggcagtcatggccctcatataggttgccccagcgttcttcagaccaaatggcatgactctataacagtatgtaccccaaggtgtggtaaaaactgtcttttctgcatcttcttcatccatcaacacctggtgatatcctgtgtaacaatccacgaaggactgtatctcatgtttggtgcagttatcaacaaggatgtggatgttcggcaaagggaagttatctttgggacttgccttgtttagATCCCTATAATCCACACACACCCAGGTTTTTTCGTCTTTCTTCGGTACTAGGAccacattggctaaccatgtaaTGTATCTAACTACCCGGATTACCCCTGCTTTCAATTGTTtcgtaacctcttctttgatcttatcactgatatcagttttaaactttctttgcttttgctggacagaGGGGCAATCGGGGTAAgttggcaacttatgaaccaccaaatcaacacttagccctggcatgtcatcatGACAAAGCgaacacatctttgaactcaaacaaaagttggattaATGCGTCTCGAGTTTTCCCAtttgtgtgaatgcttattttggtttccctgatttcttcagaagtacccaaattaaccggctcaatatcatttaagtttggcttaggtttattctcaaattgttccaattctcgatttattttcctaaaagccTCCTCTTCATGGTATTCCGGATCTTGGTTCATTATCTCACAGTTAGACATCGTGTTtgaatctgggcatgaagtccgcaagcatgtaatgttatttaaagccgcattattagaactgaaagaagaaataaaagagaaaataacgAAGATCAGAAGGAATATAGGAAGATgcacaatgaaatattaatttcatttcattgaatttgaagataacagggtttacattggaagtTAAAAGAcaaaaaactaaagaaaacatccgagttacaccctggaataactcgtgatgcagagaaactgacaggacaggtctaccgggaATCTCGCCTATTTGGgaatggagtagccttccaattatgaAATTTGGCATTAGGTCCtatatacagcacctcagcggtgcttaaGCCTTCCCCTGGCTGAACCACGTGGGCTTCATATAGTATCTTCCTCATGGCCCCACAGATTTCTTCGATTTCTCCGGCTATAATGGCCttatcttcctcttcctcattgtatttCGGCTTGACAAATGTTCTGCACAGATGTGACACCGGcagaggcaagacccaaccatcattctttctatcatctgCCCATCTTACATCAGTTGGAGTAGGTCGGAagcctaccccaaagaacttTTCACTAGCGGTCTGAGTAATAAGTTCAATTACTCCTTGCAACGATTTCCCAAGCCCTTTCCCAGGTTTGTAGTCGTGCCTGATCATTTCTTTATCCACtatgattgatgcattagaaaggaaTGTTTGAGGACAAGGTTTTCCTTCTTCGCACTGATCAGTGACCATGATTTTAAAGGCCTGGTAGACTATGTGCTCAcccctctcttgcttcaagacctgggactgacgggtcccgataaattgattgctcatcttccccgtggaccacAATCTCTTGATCCTCATGCTCAAACTTTACCATCTGGTAAAGAGTAGAGGGTACATCCCccgctgcatggatccacggcctccccaaaagaaagttgtaggatatgtccatgtccagaacctagaaggttacttcaaagtctactgggccgatggtcagaatcagatcaatctctccaattgtgtcccttttgataccatcgaaggcacgtacacggacattgttgggtcggattctttcggTACCGATTTCCATACGCTACAGAGTTGAGAGTGGGCAAATGTCTACCCTagagcctccgtccaacataacccttttcatGTAGTACCCTTCGCATTTGACTGTCAGGTGCAGAGCTTTGTTATGTGCGGCCTCTTCTGGGGTCAAGTCATTTTTGCTAAAAGAGATCTGGTTGATTGCGAAAAATCTTTCGGTCATTCTCTCCAACTGCTCTACAAAGGTCTCaacaggcacatatgcttcattaaaggtcttgatcaataccttttGATGTTCGGTGGAGTTCATCAACAGAGATAACAAGGAGACTTGTGCGAGAGACTTCCGAAGCTGGTCGATCACCTCATAATTcaccattttcatcttttgaaagaaggcatccgcttcttcggcacacacgagcttcttagatgggaagcgctttctagtggcattgttcacctcttccaaTTTGAAATACTTTTTAGccgggttattttcttgaacttctcccgagatttctttgcctttgtaagtcaccactgatttgttgtagttccagggcacagcggtaggatccgtcatgggcttttgtagtgcgcggccaataaccacgggctcacttagccttggtggattaattggcccccgcatcacataagctcccttgggcacatacatttgggTTGTCTTATTCATCTCGAATCTCCTGGTAGGACTCAAAGTCATCTGCCTTTCTTTGCGGCCTCGAGGGACATAGAGGACAACATCTTTGGGAGGCGttgccccagtttcaatttcaactttcttctctgactttggaggggtggttttgttctttttctcccctttgtcTTGCTTTGGGGTAGCCTTTGGTTTCTTTTCTACATCAACGATGGCAATTATGGCCTTCAACGCTGGGTCAAAttccttgtcctcacaaatcattccgattacCAGCCCGTTGTTATGGGCCGACAGTGGGTTGTTAGTCATATTGGGAATATCTTCaccccttagcactatcttcctttgttctatcaagttATCCATGGCTCTCTTCAGAGTCCAGCAATCATCCGTGTCGTGCCCTTCAACCCTTGAGTGATAGGCACATCGGGTACCGGCTTTGTAAGTGGGTGATGCTAGATTTTGCCTGGTTTGAGGAACAGGCTGTAACAGACCCATTTGAACAAGCTTTGGTAACAGGCTAGAGTAGGGTTCGCCAATTGGTGTAAAATTTGGCCTCTTGGggagggtggaaattgttttgtggAGGTCGGGGGTTGTAGTGATTTTGGTAAGGAGGCTGGTTTTTAGAAAATGGAGCTTGGTTCCGGTTGGTTTGTTTTTGTGGCCGGACATAAGGTTTAGCATTCATGACTGTGTATGGCTGAGGATCATAGGCTACATCttggtgggggtaatagtgttgcggGGACCTTTCTGAGAAAAACGATCTGGGAGTATGGTGTTTTCTTGCACCCGAcgctgccatggatgtttcttcctttttcttgcccttcgctactcctccagacccaccctgaatggcttgggaggtagaTTTGATGGCGGATGGgctcaagattcgccctgttttctacccattttcaaccatttcgccaatTTTATTGGCATCGGCGAATGACTTACCCATcgcggacatcatattttgaaaataatcagcctcttgggatTGGAGGAAGACCGTGACCATTTGAATCTCGTCCATTGGAGGTTTTACCCTGGAGGCTTGCTCATGCCATTTGACAgcgtactctcggaagctttccgaggatttcttctttagatttgtcaatgagttcctatcagggacaatatcaatgttgtactgaaACTACCTAACGAAGTCCCGAGCAAGGTCATCCCAGATATGCCAACGGGATATatcttgatccatataccattcagaCGCGATTCCGGCCAAACTCTCTCCAAAGTAGGCCATGAAGAGCTCCTCTTTTCTGCCCACTCCCTACAACTGGTTGCAATATCTTTtgaggtgggcaatgggatctccgtgcccgtcatatttctcaaacttcggGGTTTTATATTCCAATGGTagatgcacgtgagggaacatatATAAGTCGACATAGGATACATTTTTTTGTCCACTCAAAACCCTGTATGTTTTTGAGACTTTGATCCATGCTTCTCATCTTTCTCGCCATCTCCTCTTGCTCAGGGGTTTTGGTGGATTTCTCTTGCCCTGCGGTGAATTCATACCGGGGTGGTTAGGAGTAAGTATAGGTGGGAAACTGTGTAGGTTCCAATAGGAAAGATGGTGTTTGGAAGGTGAAGGATGATGGGTTAAAGCTGGACCTGGGTAGTGTAGGTTGTGCCGAAGCCGAGCAAGGCGGAGCAGTGAGGATATTCGATGTTGCACCcgaagctaacacctgggggcgagcctcagaaggtgttcccacaAAGTTGGTGGAAATAGTAGGGTAtcctagtggggtatttggatagtttatggggatgttggaggtcccacttgccctgggaaaaaGCTCGAGAAATCAAGGGATTGCACTTGGTGGTTCTTTTCTGTTTGcccaggcatcccacatttccatcatgtgGAGACGCAGAAACCTGTTTTCTTCGGCAACTGCCGATTCTGAAGTTGGGATGTGCGAGATTGGGCTCTCATCCGCAATAGGAACTATTGGCAGAGTCATTTCTAAAGACATTTCAATGTTTcccttcgacctcgtgaagtatggatgCGAAGCCAGACtacaacaaaaccaaccacctttctataAAACCTGGGCTTAACAGTAGACCACAAACCGGTCAGTTTgaagcaaataacacataggtaatcacacgttggggtgtgatgcacctatacagtcagTGTTTCGCAATGGTTGCATATTTCATCTCGCCTTTACTTATTTTCCccgattttctcttttttccacTTCCCAATCTtccacttttttttcttttttctttcactctcttttcttatttttcctttgattttccTTCGgctctcttttcttcctttttggggttttcttctgggtctttcttttcacatccctctcttattggaattatttacaaaatcatgaccggatccgatgaggattgcctacgtatcatgacgccgtgtgaatcagatcattacgtagttcaagaaaataaatacgaaaaataaagaaattgtttttggggaattttcgattttcattaataaaactcctaaactttctattacaaaagactcaAACTACTCATTTTCTTGGAAAAACTACAAACAGACTCAAAATAAACTAAAATACAGAATCTATAAGTGAAAAATCAGGAATACATTAAGGCTTCAACTcttggggcccgtgggacatcattcggtctcgccacgggcctatatgcgagatccccttgaagccgctccaaatcactcattatctggcggacaaatgtcatcactgcagcgaagaaagtggttcgagtcatgtcctcacatgcttggcatttcatgacaatgtagtcggcaatggctctaaccctctctcggattctatccttttcctgaagcagacgCCCGACCTGCTGATTCCTGGCTTCTAATACCTGAGTGTCGTGATGGTTTTCATTTTGCAAttgttgcatttcttcctccatctgagctatcaaagcataacaatgttccctatcagctttaatGTCCTTGGCCAGCTAGGCCGCCTCATTCTCAAGGGTAGTTAACTTTCTCTTCAGattggtgattgtcccttcatattttttttcatttgatGCACAAACTGTGCCCGTCCTTCTGCGTTCTTTGCCAATTGGGCCcggacttttgctagactggCTTCAGaattttctaggtcatcttgacactcaagtactttctttctcagactgcttataagcctttcatccgctcggcttcttttCGGGTTTCTAGTAGCTATTCTCAttttctggatttgagctttgagggcttcattttcctgagttagct
This sequence is a window from Nicotiana sylvestris chromosome 3, ASM39365v2, whole genome shotgun sequence. Protein-coding genes within it:
- the LOC138888576 gene encoding uncharacterized protein, with protein sequence MVTDQCEEGKPCPQTFLSNASIIVDKEMIRHDYKPGKGLGKSLQGVIELITQTASEKFFGVGFRPTPTDVRWADDRKNDGWVLPLPVSHLCRTFVKPKYNEEEEDKAIIAGEIEEICGAMRKILYEAHVVQPGEGLSTAEVLSNNAALNNITCLRTSCPDSNTMSNCEIMNQDPEYHEEEAFRKINRELEQFENKPKPNLNDIEPVNLGLSVDLVVHKLPTYPDCPSVQQKQRKFKTDISDKIKEEVTKQLKAGLNPAKCAFGVPSGKLLGFVVSWRGIELDLTNIKSIRDLPPPRTKKDVMSLLGRLNYIGRFIAQLTSTCEPIFKFLKKDASIKWTNECQEAFDKIKEYLSNPPVLVPPEPGRPLFLYLTVLENSFGCVLEKHDVTEKREHAIYYLSKKFTSYEAKYTLLERTCCTLTWVAQKLRHYLQAYTTYLITRYIPRCHNELADALATLASMLPYPSNAHIDPLEIQIKERHGYCNMVEVELNIQPWYHDIKRFLKTKEYPEQASGDQKRTIRWNASGFFLSGDILYKRTPNHNLLRCVDAKEAGRIMYEVHVGVCGPHMNGYVLAKKKSSEQATTG